Proteins from a single region of Longimicrobiales bacterium:
- the rplC gene encoding 50S ribosomal protein L3 — MAGLIGKKVGMTRIFNDDGVQVPVTVIEAGPCPVVMVRSDDADGYTAVQVGFGAQKAKRANKAEVGHAVKAGLEAAPQLMREFTPDNGEVYEVGQELTVALFEAGDRIKITGRSKGKGFQGVVKRYGFAGRPASHGHSMSRTPGSMGPGTDPSRVIKGKKLPGRMGGARTTIRNLQVVRVDGERNLLFVKGGVPGARNSYLLISK, encoded by the coding sequence ATGGCCGGATTGATTGGAAAAAAAGTCGGTATGACGCGGATCTTCAATGACGATGGGGTACAAGTACCCGTCACCGTCATTGAAGCCGGGCCGTGCCCAGTTGTCATGGTGAGATCCGATGACGCGGATGGCTACACGGCTGTCCAGGTTGGCTTCGGCGCGCAGAAGGCGAAGCGTGCCAACAAGGCTGAAGTCGGACACGCTGTTAAGGCGGGCCTCGAGGCCGCGCCTCAGCTCATGCGTGAATTCACCCCTGACAACGGTGAAGTTTATGAGGTGGGCCAAGAGCTCACCGTTGCGTTGTTCGAGGCTGGTGATCGCATCAAGATCACGGGCCGCTCCAAGGGTAAGGGCTTCCAGGGTGTAGTGAAGCGTTACGGTTTTGCCGGACGCCCAGCTTCCCATGGTCACTCGATGTCCCGTACGCCTGGCTCCATGGGCCCGGGTACGGACCCCTCCCGCGTCATTAAGGGCAAGAAGTTGCCGGGACGTATGGGTGGAGCTCGGACGACGATCCGGAACCTGCAGGTCGTGCGCGTCGATGGCGAGCGCAACCTGCTATTCGTAAAGGGCGGTGTTCCGGGCGCCCGTAATAGCTACCTGCTGATTTCGAAGTGA